A genomic segment from Nicotiana sylvestris chromosome 1, ASM39365v2, whole genome shotgun sequence encodes:
- the LOC138872044 gene encoding uncharacterized protein has translation MPEIPKYNGTTDLNEHVTFYTCTIKGNNLEDDEIESVLLKKFGETRSKGAIIWYHNLPPNSIDSFAMLVDAFVKEHAGAIKVETRKSDLFKVKQRDNEMLREFVSRFQMDQMDLPPVAGDWVVQAFTQGLNTRSSLASQQLKKNLIEYLVVTWVDVHNWGSGSERNPVRSERRNDQGQNNQGLMSKGSFDRPIGSKKAPRLSEYNFNVNVAAILAAIGRLKDTKWPRPLQPLQSDPA, from the exons ATGCCCGAAATTCCCAAGTATAACGGAACAACTGACCTAAATGAACATGTGACCTTCTACACGTGCACCATCAAGGGGAACAacttggaagatgatgagattgaatctgTACTGCTGAAAAAGTTCGGAGAAACCCGGTCAAAAGGAGCTAttatatggtatcacaacttaccccccaattctattgactcgtttgctatgcttgTAGATGCTTTTGTAAAAGAACATGCCGGagccatcaaggtcgagaccaggaagtcggaccttttcaaggtaaagCAAAGAGATAACGAGATGCTTAGGGAGTTCGTGTCAAGGTTTCAAATGGATCAGATGGATCTGCCGCCAGTGGCAGGCGATTGGGTTGttcaggccttcacccaagggcTCAATACTCGAAGCTCATTAGCTTCGCAGCAgttgaagaaaaatctgatagAATATCTGGTCGTTACTTGGGTCGATGTACATAACTG GGGTAGTGGATCTGAACGAAACCCTGTTAGAAGTGAAAGGAGAAACGATCAAGGTCAAAATAACCAAGGACTTATGAGCAAAGGCAGTTTTGACAGGCCCATCGGGTCTAAGAAAGCACCAAGgttatcagagtacaacttcaatgtcAACGTTGCTGCCATCTTAGCTGCCATCGGACGCCTCAAAGACACCAAGTGGCCTCGACCTTTACAACCTTTACAGTCTGACCCTGCCTAA
- the LOC104220638 gene encoding aspartic proteinase A1-like, translated as MEIKILLASLVIWYITCINVYADDMVRIELKRQSLDLSSISDARIYAKDLRGRNRNLAAPNDQIVYLKNYHDVQYFAEIGIGSPPQRFIVVFDTGSSNLWVPSSRCFFSIACYLRSRYKSRLSNTYTKIGKSSKIPFGTGSVHGFFSQDNVKVGGAVLKQQVFTEVTREGYLTLLRARFDGVLGLGFDQSTTSRNVTPVWYNMLLQHMVTKSIFSFWLNRDPTSKIAGEIIFGGMDWTHFRGQHTYVPVAQNGYWEIEIGDLFIGSNSTGLCKDGCPAIVDTGTSFIAGPTTILTQINHAIGAEGIISLECKKVVSSYGDSIWERLIAGLQPENVCNRIGLCTNNGSLCSSCEMIVFWIQVEIRKERSKEKAFQYANQLCEKLPNPGGKSFINCDVFALPHITFTIGDKSFPLSPDQYVIRVDDSQGVHCISGFTTLNAHPRRPLWVLGDAFLRAYHTVFDFGSSQIGFAESA; from the exons ATGGAGATCAAAATCCTTCTTGCATCACTTGTAATATGGTATATAACCTGCATCAACGTATATGCTGATGATATGGTTAGGATTGAGCTAAAAAGGCAATCGTTGGACCTTTCTAGCATAAGCGATGCAAGAATCTACGCTAAAGATCTCAGGGGTCGCAATAGAAATTTGGCTGCTCCGAATGACCAGATAGTTTACCTCAAAAATTATCATGATGTTCAGTACTTCGCGGAGATTGGTATTGGTTCACCGCCCCAACGCTTCATTGTTGTGTTTGATACTGGAAGTTCCAATCTTTGGGTCCCTTCTTCCAGATGTTTCTTCTCG ATTGCATGTTATCTTCGTTCCAGGTACAAATCAAGACTATCAAATACGTATACAAAAATTG GAAAGTCTAGCAAAATCCCTTTTGGCACTGGTTCAGTTCATGGATTCTTCAGCCAAGACAATGTGAAAGTTGGAGGTGCTGTCTTAAAGCAGCAG GTTTTCACTGAGGTAACACGGGAGGGATACTTGACATTGTTGCGTGCACGATTTGATGGAGTACTAGGACTTGGATTTGATCAgagcacgacatcaaggaatgTCACACCAGTATG GTATAACATGTTGCTTCAGCATATGGTTACCAAGTCAATCTTCTCATTCTGGCTAAATCGAGATCCTACGTCTAAGATAGCGGGTGAAATTATCTTTGGAGGCATGGATTGGACTCACTTCAGGGGTCAGCATACATACGTACCAGTCGCTCAAAATGGTTATTGGGAG ATTGAGATAGGGGATCTTTTTATAGGAAGCAATTCAACAG GCCTTTGTAAGGATGGATGTCCAGCTATTGTGGATACAGGGACATCATTTATCGCTGGTCCAACT ACTATTTTAACTCAAATAAATCATGCCATTGGAGCGGAAGGAATTATTAGTTTGGAATGCAAAAAAGTTGTCTCGAGTTATGGGGATTCGATCTGGGAACGCTTGATAGCAGGG TTACAACCGGAGAACGTATGCAACAGAATTGGACTCTGTACAAATAATGGGTCGTTATGTTCTTCTTGTGAGATGATAGTGTTCTGGATACAAGTAGAGATCAGAAAAGAGAGATCAAAAGAAAAAGCGTTTCAATATGCCAATCAG CTGTGTGAGAAGCTTCCGAATCCCGGGGGAAAATCATTTATCAACTGTGATGTCTTTGCCCTGCCACATATAACATTTACCATTGGAGACAAATCTTTTCCCCTTTCTCCAGATCAG TATGTTATCAGAGTTGATGACAGCCAAGGTGTCCACTGTATTAGTGGATTTACAACTTTAAACGCGCATCCGCGACGTCCCCTCTG GGTTCTTGGAGATGCATTCTTGAGAGCATATCACACAGTTTTCGACTTTGGCAGTTCACAAATTGGATTTGCAGAAAGTGCTTAG